The Topomyia yanbarensis strain Yona2022 chromosome 3, ASM3024719v1, whole genome shotgun sequence nucleotide sequence TTGATGTACTAGACCTGTACTCACTTATGGGTACAAACTCcttacccatttaatgggttattccagttttattgaaaatgtgtagttttctacgcattaatgggtactttattttatcagtgtagtaagagaactgcgaagagaaaacagcatttttggcaatgTATAGACTTTttatgtacgtacacgtcacatgacacaaacactacatcactagctggtggaaaacaataaacaaagacggcaaaagtgaatgggattgttttcaacctaGAAACTGcgttagtgttcgtgagaccggccgacaagaactcaatgccccggcattgtatggcaacacgtccaatgttataatgtttgacagctaaacgcgaatccaatcgatccaaaatggagtcttcGCTGTTCTTTTTCTAGAGTTTTTTTCTAGTAGTGGCGTAGTACCCATAAAATGGGTACAAATTTCCTACCacatttgattcgctagttggaccaactgacaaatgtcaaaaacgctCCTAAGAAGACATTAGCAGTGTAAAAATAtagatttttaaatagattttcaaagtgaatttgatatgagattttgacattcagatgctttttaattGGACagtggtccaactagcggaggtccaactaaaagcggtccagttagaaaatgtccaaccagcgaatcacgactgtatcacaatactttccaaaattcattcatcagattgcaacattttacaagtcttctgctcgattggaatgaaattgacaggtctcgtgcccgattggaatgacactgccATATAAATGGGAAACAAACGATTGACATGTCGAGTCTATCCAGaaggattcagcgtcgttatcTCGAGAGAGTTCCGTACAGAGAAATGCGTAACACTGCATAAAATCAGAGTGTATGTATGCACTCAGCACAAAATGAGGCCAGAGAACCCGGACAGAACGGAAAATCGGAATTGATAGTCGAAACATTGTATTTACAACAGTTATCGTTATTAACAACAATTTTTATAGTAACATCAATTTTTTGGTTTCAGTACTTTCTAAGattttacacaaaaatgacgcttttcgtttttttgtgtattttatttgttattattttCAAACGCACTTTTTTCACCATGGCGTCCAATTTGACCGCTTTGTGGCATGTTTTCCagtttttaaaactttggtatGGAGATATTATATATACTGTGATGAAGAGAAATCtaccctaataaaaaatattatacacgaactttaacctaTATAGTCCACCGATTCCACATATTgcttggatgataccctgaacaggtcgttgggctcttgaatcataagatgtttattagggtagtTCAATATTTCCTATTTACAGGCCGGCAATCGTGAACTGATCCGGGCCAGTTTTTGGCCGCGTGGTCGATCATCAAAAACAGACAAAAGCGAGGATAAAAGGCAACAAATGTCAGGAGAATGTTCGGCGGAACATGAAAAGTTGAAGTATGATTCAATATTGTCACGACTGCTAAAGGTTTTGTTTGCTAACTTTTCATTTCACGATTTTTTCAGTTGGCAAGATTTTGCTCTATTACCGGACAATGTTGCGCGTTTTCATTTCGAGTTCCCATATGCGATGTGCTTCCGGAATCGATTATAACGTGGAGAAGAGATATTGTGTAAGCATCTATATACTGCAATTCaaacatgaataaaaaaaataaaaaaaaaagattacttTTAAATCCCAATTAATCTGCAAATCAAATTTAACAGTAAAtccgatgaaaaaaaaaacaaataaaatcattGTTAAAACAATGTAAAACAAGGTCTTGACATCCAAAATCTACAACAGAATAACAACATAAATCGTTGTAAGTGATTTcagaactaggggcagatcacttgtgatgcatttttaaaaatcagcgaaattaaatgcatttatttccatcaaaatggatattcataatgtattttgcgtcgcgtgcaatgtttttgcgttgcgtgcaatgttgtttgcgttgcgtgtaagacgtcaaaaccctacagaaaaactagtcctacatttaacaaaacgtcgaacaaagtggatcagcgtagtaCGTTTgtcaaacaaacttttctgcgagggagtgcaaagctgatgcaaaaatggaaattaaatgcattttttctaatttgatgcaaatttggtatacattcttcgagtgatctgcccctagtttcaGAATGTATGGAAAAAGTTGTTTTTTCACTGTCACATCGCTTAACAACCccctttttatgtaaaaatcggTTTTACAACGAACTTGATTGCAGaaacaacaattttgatcgTATTTTCATTGTACATTTTGCATCATATCTGATTCTTTCACATCGTTTTTCATTGTGATgtaacctaggggcagatcactctaggaatgtataacaaatttgcatcaacttagaaagaatgcatttaatttccatttttgcatcaactttgcactccctcgcagaaaagattacttaacaatcgtcctacgctgatccactttgtacGATGTTTTGTCGAatgtagggctgttttttgtagggttttgacgctttacacgcaacgcaaaatgcattacgaatttcgattttgatggaaagaaatgcatttaatttcgctgatttttaaaaatgcatcaagtgatctgcccctaggatgTAACAATGAAAATCGTTGTAATTACGTTATACATTTTTATTCGGGATAGCACGAGAAAAGAATTcaagcatgatttttgaaaacaccgtaactaacaaatgtaaacaaactgagattATCACTCCCAGAGATACCAAGTATTTTTCCAAGAAGTCTggaaaatttttggaaaaagtcTGGATTTGTCTGGAtggccaaaaaatttttttttgagtgagCTTCATTTTACATCTATGAGCTGTATTTTGGCAATTTACTAATGttcgaccgaaaataaaagtcgcaaggatagaatatgcttcgtaaaacgttCCGTTCCAAATtcattagaatataaaaatcggaaataaacttcaagcgtaaaaatcggacggacattcttcagcataagaatcgcttaaaaattgTTCACCAGCAAAACTCGGTAAGAATGAGCCTCCAGCATAAGCTACAGGAGCTACAGATGCTCGTGattttcaagattaaaagttggctaacaaaaacttctttgtaagaatcggacatATTTTCttccggtttttatactgaaggttttttcATCCGACTCTTGCAGAGGAAAGTCCCAgttcgatttttatgcttgaagtttatatccggttttatattctaaaatatttgaaacgggttttacgaagcatgttttgtccttgcgacttttattttcggtcgctttTATAAAACGTTAACAATATATCTCGGCTTTCTGAAAATTCATTAGTTGCCCCGCCAATCTGACCAATTTAAATGTTTAATTTACAGCATAAAGcatatgaattaaatttgagtctCTGAGCTTTCAGTATCTTGCATTACTGAACTCGAAGCTGATTAAAactcaacaaaatttattcacatttagcgaaaaaaaattttggtacGTTGTGTTTCCAGTATttctaaaaagttttgttttagaAATCGTAGGTTAAAAGGCAGTTCAAAAATCAACTATGCATTCttgtaactcattttattttcgaaattgtcttgataaatctggacaaattttcagaattctggatcagacaaacataaatctgtatgtctggacgaCACTTAAAAATTTGGatgaatccagataaatctggaaggttggcaccccTGAATTCACTCCCCCGCATTCTACGCATCTTAATGTGCATGTTGACAAACTTTCGTTTCATTATTCGGTAATGCAGCTGAAAAACTAATTGAAAAATGTCGAAAGTGTAAGCGTGATGCTCAGAATAACGTATCCTTTATTTGTCTTCAACACACTGCTCAAAAGTGACAAACTATACAAATGTTGGTTGTCCTCATTGGCATACTGCCTCGGCGGAACAGTTCAGTCAAagaattgattaaaaaatgATAAGATTAGTCACCACAATTGACGAAACTGAAATAACGTAAGTGCAACAAAGATACCAAAACTAACGAAAGTAAAACGACGAAACTGTGAGCGTGATACTAATAACATCGtaactttaatttttcttcaatccGCTCTTTTAATTATCGTGATCGCGAATGTTCGTTCCATTCAATGAAAAGGCACCTTTGGTGAGCATTTTGGCTGAATAATTGGTGTAAAAATCggtataatttttaaaaaacatttaaaacaaaacttcgaAAATGTCATCGCCGTTTTCTCTGTTTTGGGTCAAATGCGAGTTTCGCTGTTTTCAAAATTCATGCTTCAATTGTAATCTCTTTTAgcgcgagtctttatccagagggattcagtgtCTTTAACCTTTCTATTTTAACGtcttaaatgtaaacaaactgaacaGGCGCAGAATACTGATGTTAAAAtccaatttaatttaaattataatttttttttattgtatctcACGATGGAAATTGAAATCAAGAGTGAACCGCTTACAGAAATGAGCTATGGCGAATTGACAGCAACGCTTGAAGACCACAATTCAAGGTTTTGACTTTATATTCGTTTGTAAAATTCCGTTTTGGATAACGTAAAATATTTTAGCGtttgtgaagaattttcctACGTAGATACTGGCAGCAATATTTCCAACAAACGGCGCCTGAACGAAACGGATCCAAAAGAAAATGGGGTCTTCAATTCCTGTGATGAGTTACTACTTCTACTGAAACAGTGGGAGTTGGAGATTTTGTGGGACAGGTTTTCGAAGAATCTTATTGATGTGAATCTCTTGGATTGCATGGTAGATATGGACATCGTTGACTTGTGTGAAGGTCTTCCCCTGCGGTACAGAATTATTCTCAGACAGAAGATTCGACAAAAGGTACGATCAAAAGTTAAATTATTGCTTTTTTCATCgaatacccttttccgttttaGCGCTGCAGGAATGATGATCTATCTAAATCTGCCCATAAGCGTAGGAGAAAGAGAGCAGTATCAATAGCGAAAAATGGAAACATTTTCCATGGTCAATCAAATGCGCCTGTGAGTGATTGCTTTAAACATCtttatatttcaataaaaaaaattggttgttCTAACAGGCCTCTAGTTCGCTTTCAATTACTGGATTTACTAATTTGAAGGCTCCGGTTAATTGCTCAACATTACTAAATGCAGATATGGATCTTTTAAGCAACTCTCCAGAATCGCAGAAAACAGGAAAAACTCGCGCTCCATCGCAAGATGACAGATGTAAACAGGCAATTGATGAATCATCAACATGTGGATTGGTGGAGGTAGTAAAATTAGCTTTAGGATTCTTTTCTGTTACGAGCTGTGATATGGATTGTCAGTTCTATTTATTGCTAATATCTGCATGACACTGTGGAAATGTTTAGATACCGCTTGTGTTGTAGTTTCATCGTAATTgtataaaaattcaatttcataGTAATTTGACAAGCACTACTGATCAGAATATTATGTCCATTTTAGGATTTGAAACCGCAATCTCAGATTGCTCTAGCAAGTTACATTGACAGCGATACATCTTCAGAAACCGATGGAGTGAATAATGTGAgctatagaaaaaaatatttatataaaaTGCTTAACATGAAGTTCGTTACAGGAATCTGCGAACAATAGTTGTGATTCAATTTTGGTGCATGACACAAATCAACGAAAAACGGGTGAAACTAGCATAATTCACGCAACAAATATCAGTAGAATTCAAAAGTCTCGTTCTAACCAGgtaaattttcagtgtatgtGGGTTATAGAAAAATTGATATATTACGATTTGAATTTCGTCTTCAAATAATCGAAAAGTGCGACCAGATATTGAAAATGGAAAAGAAAGTCAAAAGGATGGAATCTGAAAACCAAATGCTTTGGGAACGGAACATGTCCCTTCATAATGTACTCAGCATTTCCCAACCAACGCGGGCTGCTTCATTCAAGTCCTACCTAAATTATCCGAACGGCGATCAAGTGTTGGAGATGCATCGGATAGCAGCAAATAAAGACTCCATATTCGCCAGACTACTTCTTGAAGTCCTCTATCCTGCGGGATTCAAAGAGATGAGTATAAGTGGAAAACCGTCGAGAAATCCTAGTGGGGCAAAAAAGAATGCAGTAGAAAAGGAGACATTAATCGTGGTACCAAAAAACGAGATGCCCACGAGTGACAGAGAATGGATCTATGGTAAATGCTGTGTTCTAAATGCTCTACATGAATATCAattcgtttcgttttgcagaaatGTTCTATGATCGTTTCATAATGCTGGGTATGTCCGAATCAGATGCACGAGCAGGCTCAAATCAATATCGTGTTAATAGCCTTTTACGAGCAGCATTTAAAAATGAAAGAAGACGCAAATCGCGAACAACTGAGCAAGTACCAACCGATCATTTATCGCGTTCTTACGATGGTGTGTAGATTTTAGCTCGAGCATAaattttttcttttaaaatcCGCCTACAGAGACCACAACTGGTAGGTTCCTGCGAAGTAATAAAGCtaatttttgttcgaaaaagTGATCCATTATGAATTGAGGTAAGGTTGAATAGGACGCATTTCTCAATTTGGTACTGATGCAATAATACTTCAGTAAATTTAAGATGCCTTGTGATacataaatttaaaacaaataaaccagtatgtttgcaaacacaaagatgaagacatttttttcattttcctacAGTTGTAATTCGCTACCgatattacatttttgaacTAATGAAACTTTTCGTGAAACTAAATAGCAGACCTAGGTATAGTAAGATCAGGTTTTTTGCATCACCTTGAAAAAAAAGCTAAATTACTGATGTGGGTTCTGCTAATTGGCTTCATGAGAAAGAATTTTTAACAGCAAACGGTAGAAAGATATTTGCGTAAGCcacaatttttaataaaaactatGTAAATTTTTATGGCAAACTGATGTTCACCAACATCACTACTAACATAAAGAGATGGAACTAAAACCTGTTgcaagaaatcttaaaactgtTAGATACCCAAGAAAGCGATTGTTGTTTAGAATTACACATAGATGCGCGCTGTGGAATTGACAATTGTCACAATTTGAGAACTAGTAAATCTTCATGATAAAAATGGTGTTAAGTCTGTTTGTGCAGTACTGTTCCCAAGTTCAACCAATTACTACGCTCATCGAAACGTAATGATAGTGCTACCAATACTTTTCTCACTGCAAATGTGGTCAAGCGCCCGTTCAACTTCATTTGGGGTGTAAACCTACAACGAAACATGTTTGTACTCGCAGCAAAATGAGCGAGCTTTACAACTTACCCTGTCAACAACTGTTTTCAACGTTTCATCATTCACAAACCCAGCCAGTCTTTCCAGCACCAAGTGACACAGATGTGGTCCTCCCCAATCAGGATGTGTTCGAAAGAGTGCTGCTGTCACTTTCCGAAACCTTACGAGAATACTGAGAAGCACCCGCATCAGGGGGCCGAACTCATCCGATGCGAGTTCTGGTTCAACTGCGTCTATAATTTTACCGCCTTTGGCAAGAAATTTTTCCAGAAATTTGTGATCGTATGCTATTCGGGTCGTTAGGAAGATGTAGTCAAACTTTTCTCTACCCGTCAGTTCGTTGATCAGATTTGACTTTTCTACGTTAACGTCGATGAAGTTGGATCGAAAGTGCTCGTTGGCGAACGTGATTATGTCACTGGCACCTAGAGTGGAAAATTGGAATGATTACTGGTTACAATGTGAAACTTCACAATCACAAATACCTCTTTCTTCTGCAAgcgttttgattttgaaattcgaTAAAATTTGTCAGATTACAAACTACCGGTTGGCTTAAAATCAAACTTACCTAGCTCATGAATGACCGGTGCGGATCTGGTGTGACAAGTAACAGCGACCTGAGCTCCCCATTTGTTAGCTAATTGTGTTATGACGCATCCTACAGGCGAGCATGCATCCTGTACCAATATTCGTTTTCCTTTGGAAGTATGTTCCGTGAGACAGTTAGCATCCATCAAACTTAATGCTATGCAGCCACTGTATGGCAAACTGGCGGCACCCTCGAAACCAATTAGGAATGGTTTTCTGGATATTCGAGTTTCAGGTACAACAACAAGTTCTGCAGCAGTACCCGACTCATGCCAGGGAGCTACCAACCACACTTCATCACCAATTTCTATACCactttttgtacctttcccgACGGCTTCAACGATCCCTGCACATGAACGCCCTAGTACTAATGGAAGTTCCGGATTGTAGTTGGTGTCGTAGTTCTTAATCATCCGTCGAAGGGTTCGTCCGTAGCCGAATGCTATTCGGCGATCTATTCGGTTCAGGGCTGCTGCACGTACGCGCACTAGTATATCGGAGGACGATTCAAACTGTGGAACAGAAGTATTGCACACGGTTACATTATCCGGATCCCGGAATGAAGTACAGGCGATTGATTTCATAATTGGTGTTGCCAGATGGGGTCGTGCTAACCAAAAACCGAGTAGGACACCTCCAGTGGTACCGAAACCAATTCCAACCAGAATGAAGAATGCGTTGTTGCGTGAAACTAATAAGGAGAAGAAAAACGGATATTGAATGTTAATTCTACCAATAATATTTTCAAGCACCTACTCTCATCCCGGAAAAGGATCCGTAGCTGTTCATAGATTATTGTTGGATCTGCCACCTCTCTAGCAGTGTCTTTCAGTCTTTGAATCAACGTTAAAACATTGGACCACGCATTTCTCACAGCCGTGTTGGCAGTAGTATCATTTAAAGCCTACAATAGAATTATGTTCAAATGATTCATCGAATTGCACCACTCGTATCTACTACTCACTCGCATAGCCATATTGCGACCTTCGTCCGAGTACTGTCTCACTACTCGGAGCCCACTTTCGGTAGCCATATTTATGTTCGTCTAGGATGTTACCAAATCAACACAGCAGTAtcgaaaatatacaaaaaatcaGACTATGCACTATTATTGTTTATATCCCTTAAGCTAGGTTTACGATTGTTTTCTTTAGATCCGTTCACCACCGCTTATCACTAACATTGAGTATTCGACAGAAGTGACGATGAAAGCATGAATAAGAAGAAATACAGATGGATACAATCACCTATAGTAATGAATCGAGTATCGATTTATCAGTTTAATATAATATGCACAGTCATTACGTAACATCGACTTAAAATCTAATTAGCCAATCTAAAGTCATGCAAACATCTTGAAGCAAAGGTCGCTCACCTGCATCGATTGGACAGCATCTACAAGACGGTCCCGAACTTCTTCCATTTCAACCGTGATGATGCTTCAAGGCTTTTCTTGAGACCAGTTTCTCTGGTTGACTTAATCTAATGTATACGATAGTAGCAAATTGTATCTCTTATCGTTCGGTGGTCATTACTCTATGCATTTCTCTGCTAAACCCTCCTACAAGAGGGTTACCTCTTAGCTAAAACCAATTCTTTGAAAATCGGAGAAAAACGCAATAAGGAATGGGTGTAAACCGAAGCAAATTTGTGCACTTAACTTACCATATTTTTCTTGAAACTGTGCCAAGGAAAAAAATAgacttttcataaattttcggTGATTTTCTTCCGATCTATACGTCTGATTTTTGCATTCTGTAACAATAAAAAGCGACCAACGAAACCAAAACAAATCGATATTTTTATCATCCGTACTTTGACGTTTCGAAACAAGTCACGTTAGTACTTCTAGTGGTCACTGTGAGTCGCTATTATCTTTACGAAgaaacccagttaagctcagccggaaaatCAGACGGAATGCTGAATGGTTCTaattcccagttaaactcaaccggaaatgaactggagttctggctggttccagttcgtattcccagtgacacaaccgattctaactagaatcggttgtgtcactggagccggaatacgagctggaaccagccagaattccgggcTGGGCTAGAGTATATATACACGGttaaaataaagtacccattTATGAGTACCATTATGCTCATCTCCGACGAAACTGGGAAAACTCATTTATTGAGTACActgcaaaaaaacccattttatatattctatgctttcttttgtgttgtgctcgtttccagcacacttgcccagtaaagttcagccggaaatgaactggaattctggctggttccagctcgtatacgggctccagtgacacaaccgattctaactagaatcggttgtgtcactggagccggaatacggactggaaccagccagaattccgattcatttccggctgagcttaactgggtgtaTGTACAATCTTGAACAAAAGCGATTATAACTACTCGAGGGAGTAAAGcgctaccacagagaacagacgtccatcttcagcattcaacttgtgtaaaatctctaacggtttcgaagatagttgggatatccaaaccaggtgcgctactgtagtcatgtttttttttgtggctgagttcgacagaattgacagcggttattcctctacccagtcaaactagtccggaaccgattcggacttccagcatgaattccagctcaaatgcatgaaccgatagagtcggaatcggttgttttctttgagcaagattccatactgaatccattcaggatttcgaaccggttccggaatggatttgacggatagttgggataggttggtgtggcggcgctagtgtttgtcgtatattaattcaaatgtttatacaCGTCCTGGGAGTgataaagtgggataaatgctcgaaaaaattttcAGCGTGCAAGATCACCTAATTTAATAATACTTGTCTTTGGAGGTTTGACAACTTCTAGAAATTTACCAATATAGAACAGCGCATACTCTGATATagtaattttagtgattaattctcatagaggtaattatggaaaataaactcttcaaaaatagtaagagacttcccaagcaaccagaagttcggataatacttaaaaagcacacttttaagttcacata carries:
- the LOC131690192 gene encoding reticulon-4-interacting protein 1 homolog, mitochondrial-like isoform X2 — protein: MATESGLRVVRQYSDEGRNMAMRALNDTTANTAVRNAWSNVLTLIQRLKDTAREVADPTIIYEQLRILFRDEISRNNAFFILVGIGFGTTGGVLLGFWLARPHLATPIMKSIACTSFRDPDNVTVCNTSVPQFESSSDILVRVRAAALNRIDRRIAFGYGRTLRRMIKNYDTNYNPELPLVLGRSCAGIVEAVGKGTKSGIEIGDEVWLVAPWHESGTAAELVVVPETRISRKPFLIGFEGAASLPYSGCIALSLMDANCLTEHTSKGKRILVQDACSPVGCVITQLANKWGAQVAVTCHTRSAPVIHELGASDIITFANEHFRSNFIDVNVEKSNLINELTGREKFDYIFLTTRIAYDHKFLEKFLAKGGKIIDAVEPELASDEFGPLMRVLLSILVRFRKVTAALFRTHPDWGGPHLCHLVLERLAGFVNDETLKTVVDRVYTPNEVERALDHICSEKSIGSTIITFR
- the LOC131690192 gene encoding reticulon-4-interacting protein 1 homolog, mitochondrial-like isoform X1, encoding MEEVRDRLVDAVQSMQTNINMATESGLRVVRQYSDEGRNMAMRALNDTTANTAVRNAWSNVLTLIQRLKDTAREVADPTIIYEQLRILFRDEISRNNAFFILVGIGFGTTGGVLLGFWLARPHLATPIMKSIACTSFRDPDNVTVCNTSVPQFESSSDILVRVRAAALNRIDRRIAFGYGRTLRRMIKNYDTNYNPELPLVLGRSCAGIVEAVGKGTKSGIEIGDEVWLVAPWHESGTAAELVVVPETRISRKPFLIGFEGAASLPYSGCIALSLMDANCLTEHTSKGKRILVQDACSPVGCVITQLANKWGAQVAVTCHTRSAPVIHELGASDIITFANEHFRSNFIDVNVEKSNLINELTGREKFDYIFLTTRIAYDHKFLEKFLAKGGKIIDAVEPELASDEFGPLMRVLLSILVRFRKVTAALFRTHPDWGGPHLCHLVLERLAGFVNDETLKTVVDRVYTPNEVERALDHICSEKSIGSTIITFR
- the LOC131690194 gene encoding uncharacterized protein LOC131690194; this encodes MEIEIKSEPLTEMSYGELTATLEDHNSSVCEEFSYVDTGSNISNKRRLNETDPKENGVFNSCDELLLLLKQWELEILWDRFSKNLIDVNLLDCMVDMDIVDLCEGLPLRYRIILRQKIRQKRCRNDDLSKSAHKRRRKRAVSIAKNGNIFHGQSNAPASSSLSITGFTNLKAPVNCSTLLNADMDLLSNSPESQKTGKTRAPSQDDRCKQAIDESSTCGLVEDLKPQSQIALASYIDSDTSSETDGVNNESANNSCDSILVHDTNQRKTGETSIIHATNISRIQKSRSNQCDQILKMEKKVKRMESENQMLWERNMSLHNVLSISQPTRAASFKSYLNYPNGDQVLEMHRIAANKDSIFARLLLEVLYPAGFKEMSISGKPSRNPSGAKKNAVEKETLIVVPKNEMPTSDREWIYEMFYDRFIMLGMSESDARAGSNQYRVNSLLRAAFKNERRRKSRTTEQVPTDHLSRSYDGV